In the Populus trichocarpa isolate Nisqually-1 chromosome 1, P.trichocarpa_v4.1, whole genome shotgun sequence genome, one interval contains:
- the LOC18095169 gene encoding serine carboxypeptidase-like 18, with amino-acid sequence MSVIRLRNTHCHLINMMLFLVFTLLLLSNVAASKSIIKSLPGFDGNLPFVLETGYIGVGELEAVQLFYYFIESERSPKDDPLVLWLTGGPGCSALSGIIYEIGPLSFDYAKSSGGGKPVFALNPYSWTKIANIIFVDAPVGTGFSYSTTWEGYHVSDTISAAETYEFLRKWLVDHPKFLANQLYVAGDSFSGIVAPIIVQEISDGNEVGRQPTMNLKGYVLGNPLTDHEIDTNSIVPFAHLKALISDKLYESFMKNCKGEYLNPDQSNASCMEDILAIKECIGKVYTGQILEPTCKDVSPKPVALKWDPRFLIADDADILLPRPRVPGPWCRSYNHVYIYGWANGETVRDALHIRKGTIKDWRRCNKTLAYSYNVESTVDYHRNLTKKPYRSLIYSGDHDMTIPYIGTHEWIESLNLTIKYDWEPWFVDGQVAGYAMLYADNAQDYITYDLTFATVKGGGHTAPEYRPEQCFAMMDRWFDYYPL; translated from the exons ACTCCGAAACACACATTGCCACTTAATCAATATGATGTTATTCCTTGTATTCACTCTACTGCTACTCTCCAATGTCGCtgcatcaaaatcaataatcaaGTCTCTACCTGGCTTTGACGGTAACCTTCCATTTGTACTGGAAACAGG GTATATTGGCGTGGGAGAATTGGAAGCCGTGCAGCTATTCTACTACTTCATCGAGTCTGAGAGGAGCCCAAAAGATGACCCTCTTGTGCTTTGGCTCACTGGTGGCCCTGGATGCTCTGCCCTGTCTggaattatatatgaaattg GCCCGTTATCATTTGATTATGCAAAATCCAGCGGAGGAGGCAAACCTGTTTTTGCATTGAACCCGTATTCATGGACAAAG ATTGCCAACATAATATTTGTAGATGCACCTGTTGGTACCGGATTTTCCTATTCAACTACATGGGAAGGCTACCATGTTAGTGATACAATATCAGCTGCAGAAACCTATGAGTTCTTAAGAAAG TGGCTCGTGGATCACCCCAAGTTTCTTGCAAATCAACTCTATGTTGCTGGGGACTCCTTTTCAGGCATCGTTGCACCTATCATAGTCCAGGAGATTTCTGACg GAAATGAAGTGGGACGTCAGCCAACAATGAACCTCAAA GGATATGTGCTTGGAAACCCACTTACAGATCATGAGATTGACACCAATTCAATAGTTCCTTTTGCTCACCTAAAAGCGCTTATATCAGATAAACTCTACGAG TCCTTCATGAAAAATTGCAAGGGTGAGTACTTAAATCCAGATCAAAGCAACGCATCGTGTATGGAAGACATATTAGCCATCAAGGAG TGCATTGGAAAAGTATATACTGGACAAATTCTGGAACCTACATGCAAGGACGTATCCCCAAAACCAGTGGCATTGAAATGGGATCCAAGGTTTCTCATAGCCGATGACGCTGATATTCTGCTACCACGCCCCCGTGTTCCTGGACCTTGGTGCCGG AGTTACAATCATGTATACATCTATGGGTGGGCGAATGGTGAAACTGTTCGAGATGCTCTTCATATTCGCAAG GGAACCATAAAGGATTGGAGAAGATGCAATAAGACCCTGGCCTATTCGTACAATGTCGAAAGTACTGTTGATTACCATCGGAACTTGACCAAGAAACCATATCGATCTCTCATTTACAG TGGCGATCATGACATGACTATCCCATACATTGGCACGCATGAATGGATAGAATCTCTGAATTTGACGATTAAGTATGACTGGGAACCATGGTTTGTTGATGGTCAAGTTGCAGG ATACGCAATGCTGTATGCAGACAATGCGCAAGACTACATAACATACGACCTGACATTTGCAACTGTGAAG gGAGGGGGTCACACAGCGCCGGAATACAGGCCAGAGCAGTGCTTTGCCATGATGGATAGGTGGTTTGATTACTAccctctataa